One window of Prochlorococcus marinus XMU1408 genomic DNA carries:
- the cynS gene encoding cyanase, whose translation MSIFEATPLLLKAKKEKGLTFSEIGNLLGLDEVWVASLFYGQATASEEEAEKLLTKLGLDLGLKELLTTPPVKGSLDPVIPTDPLIYRFYEIMQVYGMPMKDVIQEKFGDGIMSAIDFTINVDKVEDPKGDRVKVSMCGKFLPYKKW comes from the coding sequence ATGTCAATTTTTGAAGCTACTCCATTACTATTAAAAGCAAAAAAAGAAAAAGGTTTAACCTTTTCGGAAATTGGAAATCTATTGGGACTTGATGAAGTCTGGGTTGCAAGTCTTTTTTATGGTCAAGCAACTGCAAGTGAGGAAGAAGCTGAGAAATTATTGACTAAGTTAGGACTTGATTTAGGACTAAAAGAATTATTAACAACGCCTCCAGTGAAAGGATCACTAGATCCAGTCATCCCAACTGATCCTTTGATATATCGATTTTATGAAATCATGCAAGTATATGGAATGCCCATGAAAGACGTTATTCAAGAAAAGTTTGGTGATGGAATCATGAGTGCCATTGATTTTACAATTAACGTCGATAAGGTTGAAGACCCAAAAGGTGACAGAGTAAAAGTATCAATGTGTGGAAAATTTTTGCCATACAAGAAATGGTAA
- a CDS encoding EVE domain-containing protein, translated as MASKEINYWLMKSEPDAYSIKDLKKETETLWDGIRNYQARNFMRSMNIGDQAFFYHSNTKPPGIVGLMEIIETHLIDPYQFDESSKYFDNKSNKENPRWDCVKTKYICEFKNMITLKELSQAYTSEELTLVRKGNRLSIMPIKKSIALELLNKLQKN; from the coding sequence ATGGCATCAAAAGAAATCAACTATTGGCTAATGAAAAGTGAGCCAGATGCTTACAGTATTAAAGATTTAAAAAAAGAAACAGAAACTCTTTGGGATGGTATTCGAAATTATCAGGCTAGAAACTTTATGAGATCAATGAACATTGGTGATCAAGCTTTTTTTTATCATTCAAATACTAAACCGCCAGGGATAGTAGGTCTGATGGAAATTATTGAGACACATTTAATTGACCCTTATCAATTTGATGAAAGTTCTAAGTACTTTGACAATAAATCAAACAAAGAAAACCCTCGTTGGGATTGTGTGAAGACCAAATATATTTGTGAATTTAAGAATATGATTACTTTAAAGGAGTTATCTCAAGCTTATACATCAGAAGAACTAACTCTAGTTCGCAAAGGTAATAGACTATCAATAATGCCAATTAAAAAATCCATCGCTCTAGAACTACTCAATAAGCTCCAGAAAAATTAA
- a CDS encoding DUF2811 domain-containing protein, giving the protein MKNIELTEEKRSTKSSGVLDSEEIISFQTEIPMPIQQAMKVYIEKHPNWDQYRLVQAALAGFLIQNGISSRLITRLYIGNMFGSHSF; this is encoded by the coding sequence ATGAAGAATATTGAATTAACTGAAGAAAAACGGTCAACTAAAAGTTCAGGAGTTTTGGACTCAGAGGAGATAATTAGTTTTCAAACAGAAATACCTATGCCTATTCAACAAGCAATGAAAGTGTATATTGAGAAGCATCCAAATTGGGATCAATATAGGCTTGTGCAAGCTGCACTTGCGGGATTTTTAATTCAAAATGGAATCAGTTCGAGATTGATAACACGTCTTTATATCGGGAATATGTTTGGATCTCATTCTTTTTAA